The following coding sequences lie in one Arthrobacter sp. PGP41 genomic window:
- a CDS encoding AAA family ATPase, which produces MAASRNPLDDLRETIGRLADQLKLPGSERVDDLVGDLMAARPGPARPLSEVQAELDALVGLETVKEQVRALVALLQVQARRKAHGLPEVATSQHLVFLGNPGTGKTTVARLLAEMYRAVGLLQKGHLVEVDRSGLVGQYVGTTAIKTDRVIRRALDGVLFIDEAYALAPEDGRMDFGPEAIEVLLKRMEDHRHRLVVIVAGYPRLMESFLLSNPGLRSRFAREITFPDYSVDALQTIFHRMLAQHEYRLEPGADQMLRRIFTGLHAGEDSGNARFARTLFEQALNRQALRLSRDEEQSLDALDREAVMTLTADDIVEAALALGEEPEPEPRPEPEQPRWWRWLA; this is translated from the coding sequence ATGGCTGCCAGCCGCAATCCGCTCGACGACCTGCGCGAAACCATCGGCCGTCTGGCCGATCAGCTCAAGCTGCCTGGTTCGGAACGCGTCGACGACCTGGTCGGCGATCTCATGGCTGCGAGGCCCGGGCCGGCCCGGCCGCTGTCCGAGGTGCAGGCCGAGCTCGACGCGCTGGTCGGGCTGGAGACAGTGAAGGAACAGGTGCGGGCGCTCGTCGCACTGCTCCAGGTCCAGGCCCGCCGTAAGGCGCACGGCCTGCCGGAGGTGGCCACGTCACAGCATCTGGTGTTCCTCGGAAACCCGGGCACGGGCAAGACCACCGTCGCGCGGCTCCTGGCCGAGATGTACCGCGCGGTCGGTCTGCTGCAGAAAGGACACCTGGTCGAGGTAGACCGTTCAGGCCTGGTGGGGCAGTACGTCGGCACGACCGCCATCAAAACGGACCGGGTGATCCGGCGTGCGCTGGACGGCGTCCTGTTTATCGACGAGGCCTACGCACTGGCCCCGGAGGACGGCCGGATGGACTTCGGCCCCGAGGCGATAGAGGTCCTGCTCAAGCGGATGGAGGACCACCGCCACCGCCTGGTCGTGATCGTGGCCGGGTACCCGCGGCTGATGGAGTCCTTCTTGCTCTCGAACCCCGGACTGCGCTCCAGGTTCGCCCGCGAGATCACGTTCCCCGATTACTCCGTTGACGCCCTACAGACGATCTTCCACCGGATGCTGGCCCAGCACGAGTACAGGCTGGAGCCGGGTGCGGACCAGATGCTGCGCCGCATCTTCACCGGGCTCCACGCGGGCGAGGACTCCGGTAATGCACGGTTCGCCCGCACGCTGTTCGAGCAGGCACTCAACCGTCAGGCGCTGAGACTGTCGCGCGACGAGGAACAAAGTCTCGACGCGCTCGATCGTGAGGCCGTCATGACGCTCACCGCGGACGACATCGTTGAGGCCGCGCTGGCCTTGGGCGAGGAGCCGGAACCGGAACCGAGGCCCGAACCGGAACAGCCACGCTGGTGGCGCTGGCTGGCCTGA